One window from the genome of uncultured Fretibacterium sp. encodes:
- a CDS encoding AraC family transcriptional regulator — MVTIHSIEEMLTFYISLGGLRKDTANGFCYVFPRQHSKVCFWGDLHGFSAADADFTYPQDTIIRSQFRQRYVGIGLSEQGSVEVYTQRDQTIHFGAGVNCFVFDSPIPFFMKVPGGQRLRFQGLYFQEAFFTENSIPLYDSFWRDAKNTIHGADLHAPELVSIYRRIEQCRLTGLAFDTWLRGLGLEAAGYLIDLVQQLSSQPPVYLDENEIHAVEKAKAILQASLKHPPAVIDLCRKVGVNKNKLQKGFRLTEGKSVAEYVRTLRMECALDLLEDDTFSIQEVAEAVGYNGISNFYAVFRQTFGDTPAVIQKLLRMK, encoded by the coding sequence ATGGTTACAATACACAGCATCGAAGAAATGCTGACCTTCTATATATCGCTTGGCGGCTTGCGGAAGGACACGGCAAACGGCTTTTGCTATGTGTTTCCGAGGCAGCACTCCAAGGTCTGCTTCTGGGGCGATCTGCACGGCTTTTCCGCAGCGGACGCAGATTTTACCTATCCGCAGGATACGATCATCCGCAGCCAGTTCCGTCAGCGGTATGTGGGGATCGGTCTGAGTGAGCAGGGCTCGGTGGAAGTCTACACGCAGAGGGATCAGACGATTCACTTTGGTGCGGGTGTCAACTGCTTTGTCTTTGATTCGCCCATCCCATTTTTTATGAAAGTTCCCGGAGGGCAACGGCTGCGGTTTCAAGGGCTGTATTTTCAGGAAGCGTTTTTCACGGAGAACAGCATTCCGCTTTATGACAGCTTCTGGAGGGATGCAAAAAACACGATTCACGGCGCAGACCTTCATGCGCCGGAGCTGGTGTCCATCTATCGCCGCATTGAGCAATGTCGCCTGACAGGACTTGCTTTTGATACCTGGCTGAGAGGATTGGGACTGGAAGCCGCGGGCTATCTGATCGACCTTGTGCAGCAGCTATCCTCGCAGCCGCCGGTCTATCTCGACGAGAATGAGATCCACGCGGTAGAAAAGGCAAAGGCCATCCTGCAAGCCAGCCTGAAGCACCCGCCTGCCGTTATTGACCTTTGCAGGAAGGTCGGCGTCAACAAGAACAAGCTGCAAAAGGGCTTTCGTCTGACCGAGGGGAAAAGCGTTGCGGAATACGTCCGCACCCTGCGCATGGAATGCGCCCTTGATCTGCTGGAGGACGATACCTTTTCCATTCAGGAGGTGGCGGAGGCGGTCGGCTATAACGGCATCAGCAATTTCTATGCGGTTTTCCGGCAGACCTTCGGGGACACGCCCGCCGTGATACAAAAGCTGCTGAGGATGAAGTGA
- a CDS encoding aldo/keto reductase — protein sequence MRPQAWGPLAEGKHGIFTHSTLAGIGERYGKSSAQVALRWNVQRGVSVIPKSVRRERMEENFDIWDFALTDDEMAAIAKMDLGRSEIVDHGDPAFVRMLHGVKIHA from the coding sequence GTGCGTCCCCAGGCGTGGGGTCCCCTGGCGGAGGGGAAGCACGGTATCTTCACCCATTCGACGCTTGCCGGGATCGGGGAGCGATACGGGAAGTCGTCCGCGCAGGTGGCGCTGCGCTGGAACGTTCAGCGCGGGGTCTCCGTCATCCCCAAGTCCGTCCGCAGGGAGCGCATGGAAGAGAACTTCGACATCTGGGATTTTGCCCTGACGGACGATGAGATGGCGGCGATCGCGAAGATGGACCTGGGCCGCAGTGAGATCGTGGATCACGGCGACCCCGCCTTTGTGAGGATGCTTCACGGGGTGAAAATTCACGCGTGA
- a CDS encoding NAD(P)H-hydrate epimerase — protein MTREEMREADRRAIEEFGIPSIVLMENAALAVVREVADAASFTVVCAPGNNGGDGLAVARHLLIRGRRVEAFLVGNPDRGSADFRTNLGILRRLSPDAPLPLDESSLERLVRSLRECEICVDALFGTGLARPIEGLYRRVVEAMGASAAHVVAVDLPSGIDADTGKVLGAAVRANRTVTFHRMKRGLELAPEYAGTVTVAPIGIPGPEIPCLTASLVP, from the coding sequence ATGACTCGAGAGGAAATGCGGGAGGCGGATCGCCGGGCCATAGAGGAGTTTGGCATCCCCAGCATCGTCCTCATGGAGAATGCGGCCCTTGCGGTCGTGCGGGAGGTCGCGGACGCGGCCTCCTTTACCGTGGTCTGCGCCCCCGGAAACAATGGAGGGGATGGCCTGGCCGTGGCCCGGCATCTGCTGATTCGAGGCCGGAGGGTCGAGGCCTTTCTGGTGGGGAACCCGGATCGGGGCAGTGCGGACTTCCGCACGAACCTCGGCATCCTGCGGCGCCTTTCGCCGGATGCTCCTCTGCCCTTGGACGAGAGCTCCCTGGAGCGCCTTGTCCGTTCCCTCAGGGAGTGCGAGATCTGCGTGGACGCGCTCTTCGGAACCGGACTGGCGCGCCCGATCGAGGGGCTCTATCGACGTGTCGTCGAGGCGATGGGCGCCTCGGCCGCCCATGTCGTGGCGGTGGATCTGCCCTCGGGGATCGACGCCGACACAGGGAAGGTCTTGGGGGCTGCGGTGAGGGCGAACCGGACCGTGACGTTCCACAGGATGAAGCGTGGCCTGGAGCTGGCGCCCGAGTACGCTGGGACGGTGACGGTCGCCCCCATCGGCATCCCGGGGCCCGAGATCCCGTGCCTCACGGCCTCTTTGGTCCCGTAG